The following are encoded in a window of Salvelinus fontinalis isolate EN_2023a chromosome 40, ASM2944872v1, whole genome shotgun sequence genomic DNA:
- the LOC129839097 gene encoding zinc finger protein 572-like, producing MEKEALVKEEEEEQAVTIQKQVEGEAVTVKEEEKDVSGKEEEDPFRVKQDDEVSVKEDETDDERERRDYRGSSGEPQQPHDAEEAENSLSTSKHLKHQQRPTGKKYPCCSDCGKGCTSSSELKIHQRTHRREIL from the exons atggagaaagaagctctggtgaaagaggaggaggaagagcaggctgttacaatacaaaaacaagtagagggtgaggctgttaccgtgaaagaagaagagaaagacgtttcggGTAAAGAAGAGGAAGACCCGTTCAGAGTGAAACAGGATGACgaagtttcagtgaaagaagatgAGACTGACGATGaac gagagagacgtgactatcgtggatcctctggggagcctcaacaacctcatgatgctgaagaGGCAGAGAATAGTCTCTCCACATCAAAACACCtcaaacaccagcagagacccacagggaagaaatatccttgctgctctgactgtgggaaaggttgcacatcttcatcagaacttaaaatacaccagagaacacacaggagagaaatcttatag